The Etheostoma cragini isolate CJK2018 chromosome 5, CSU_Ecrag_1.0, whole genome shotgun sequence genome contains a region encoding:
- the lrp13 gene encoding low-density lipoprotein receptor-related protein 1B, with amino-acid sequence MGGCWLLCAVLVQLLGPSQGEPAGPLKCGLGFTPCKGGSECVLYNHVCDGEPDCKDGSDEEDCASECSTDQFQCAHGKKCLPKDQMCDGITQCQDRSDEMHCAEQTDDCVHHCDSKSRCLPTTLICDGEQDCLDGTDEANCEDQEEDKYEKEEGASTTSEPASSVGSPTLKCSLGSKPCKDNTECILYNHVCDGEADCRDGSDEKDCLSACEIDQFQCAHGMKCIAQSQVCDGVPQCQDRSDELGCDQLVEGCAHQCDDKSRCIPNSFLCDGDRDCLDGSDEADCVDEGCSATEFKCANGQCVSATMLCDGHPDCSDRSDEESCSNAPVCTTKHRCPHSKECLVQDWLCDGDQDCKDGTDEKDCPVAPLNCGEFQWSCKSKTKCVPTSWRCDQVKDCDDGSDETDCRTVTCLPHQFKCGSQECLDPSLVCNGVTNCADGSDEGGSCQMSCAEEDENRCSQSCYSTPQGTRCGCEAGFRLTADGLTCDDIDECEGRSPRVCSQLCINTRGSYQCDCHPGYIKEADGHRCKITGEPFLLASVQTDLFSLGLRSRSLDVLSSSAKKAILSLDYDWRKQRVYWVSLDAESIGWSSLDQKTTGTVVKGVRADSIAVDWLGRNLYWIDGVNSQIVAVGLSTATVKSSDHSIILDEDLEQPRSLALLPQKGLMFWTEIGTVVKIERAGMDGSERKAVVNSSLGWPGGVAVDPISDRVYWTDERLRAIGSATLDGDDIRILQIKETTNPFSLALFNDMIYWSDAKKRVVLAAHKISGKNCQVLLKRPRQPFGVKVIHPLLQMGIDSPCEKMDCSHMCVLAPGPKAVCKCPSGLLLAEDGMTCSSLVNSAFLLMLSPSTVTQIYLQSQHTAGELKGWPEHVALQVPSINEAAIMDYCLRDHTLFLTDDGTTSLSAFKFKDSDLSSKGQLLKLLGNTITAMALDWVTLNIYWSSNKQPHLQVTSSTSAHTAVLMKEGIGRVRSIALHPPNGRVCFANMGQQGTSTLATVECANMDGAGRSVVWKDAVQPTSLVFSSNGDTIYWADTGLGTIGSVKLDGSGYRELKTGEGLAAVALSDGALFWITVTGKGSLYKTRLWYRDEKDQNKLWFEVDSDVISLKAFSKTSQIGSNKCTENNGNCQHLCLATPRGRTCKCAHDHILVNSTHCRPEQRCPSGSRPCLDQVQCQPVEKFCNGHVDCHDHSDENCVRLKQLSKAIVPAPIQPRSSFPQPSTLTPLSEDTGLNTTLNSNRNLDPLQCSKTHCSGNGRCVETAGNLACVCSLAYSGESCQDLLLSTIKGPVVYAAAGLCAGVMVIAVMALVVVRRRSANTRRARPVAGKETCMTDLENKAETGLEKKAETSVENGTDRENQAETGLENRAETGLENGADTCSQTVPADTDKPEEAASSVD; translated from the exons ATGGGAGGATGTTGGCTTCTTTGTGCAGTCTTAGTGCAGTTGTTAGGGCCCTCGCAAGGTGAGCCAG CTGGACCTTTGAAGTGTGGATTGGGTTTTACACCATGCAAGGGGGGCTCCGAGTGTGTCCTCTACAAccatgtgtgtgatggtgagcCGGACTGCAAGGATGGTTCAGATGAAGAGGACTGTGCATCAGAATGCAGTACAG ATCAGTTCCAGTGTGCTCATGGGAAAAAGTGTCTCCCCAAGGACCAGATGTGTGATGGAATAACCCAGTGTCAGGACCGTTCTGATGAAATGCATTGTGCGGAGCAAACTGACGACTGTGTTCACCACTGTGACAGCAAGAGTCGCTGCTTACCCACAACCCTGATCTGTGATGGCGAGCAGGACTGTTTAGACGGCACAGACGAAGCCAACTGTG AGGACCAAGAGGAAGACAAATATGAAAAGGAAGAAGGGGCTAGTACAACCTCAGAACCCGCTTCCTCTGTTGGCTCACCTACCCTTAAGTGTTCTTTGGGCTCTAAACCCTGCAAGGACAACACAGAGTGCATCCTTTACAACCATGTGTGTGATGGAGAAGCGGACTGCAGGGATGGCTCAGATGAGAAAGACTGTTTATCAGCATGTGAAATAG ACCAGTTCCAGTGTGCGCATGGAATGAAGTGCATAGCGCAGAGCCAGGTGTGCGACGGTGTGCCTCAGTGTCAGGACCGCTCGGATGAACTGGGATGTGACCAGCTGGTGGAGGGCTGCGCGCACCAGTGTGATGATAAGAGCCGCTGCATTCCCAACAGCTTCCTCTGTGACGGGGACAGGGACTGTTTGGACGGCAGTGACGAAGCAGACTGTG ttGACGAGGGCTGCAGTGCCACAGAGTTCAAGTGTGCTAatggtcagtgtgtgtctgccaCCATGCTTTGTGACGGCCACCCAGACTGCTCGGACCGCTCCGATGAGGAGAGCTGCAGTAACGCGCCGGTCTGTACCACCAAACACCGCTGCCCCCACAGCAAGGAGTGTCTGGTGCAGGACTGGTTATGTGATGGGGATCAGGACTGCAAAGATGGCACAGATGAGaag GACTGTCCTGTGGCTCCATTGAACTGTGGGGAGTTCCAGTGGTCATGTAAATCCAAGACAAAGTGTGTCCCCACATCTTGGAGGTGTGACCAAGTGAAGGACTGTGACGATGGGAGTGACGAGACTGATT GTAGGACAGTGACGTGCCTTCCTCACCAGTTCAAGTGTGGCAGCCAGGAGTGCCTGGATCCGTCCCTGGTGTGTAACGGCGTTACCAACTGTGCTGATGGCTCTGATGAGGGGGGCAGCTGCCAGATGAGCTGTGCCGAGGAAGATGAGAACCGCTGCTCCCAGAGCTGCTACAGCACGCCCCAGGGAACG CGTTGCGGCTGTGAGGCCGGCTTCAGGCTCACAGCGGACGGCCTGACCTGTGACGATATCGACGAGTGTGAAGGACGGAGCCCACGTGTGTGCAGTCAGCTGTGCATCAACACTCGAGGCTCATACCAATGTGACTGTCACCCAGGCTACATAAAGGAGGCAGATGGACATCGCTGCAAGATCACTG GAGAACCCTTCCTGTTGGCGTCGGTCCAAACGGACCTCTTCTCGTTAGGCCTGCGCAGTCGCAGCCTTGATGTGTTGTCCTCCTCGGCCAAGAAGGCCATCCTATCCCTGGACTACGACTGGAGGAAGCAGAGGGTCTATTGGGTCAGTCTGGACGCTGAAAGCATCGGGTGGTCCTCACTGGACCAGAAGACCACAGGAACTGTGGTTAAAG GTGTCCGGGCTGATTCCATTGCCGTGGACTGGCTTGGAAGGAACCTGTACTGGATCGATGGCGTGAACAGTCAGATTGTTGCAGTCGGATTGTCCACAGCCACGGTGAAGTCATCGGACCACAGCATCATCCTGGATGAAGACCTCGAACAGCCTCGCTCTCTGGCACTGCTGCCACAAAAAGG GTTGATGTTCTGGACAGAGATTGGTACTGTAGTGAAGATAGAGCGTGCCGGCATGGACGGGTCCGAGAGGAAGGCAGTGGTAAACTCCAGTCTGGGCTGGCCGGGTGGAGTGGCTGTCGACCCAATCTCTGACCGAGTCTACTGGACAGATGAAAGGCTGCGGGCCATTGGATCTGCAACACTGGATGGAGATGACATTCgg ATTCTACAGATTAAAGAGACCACCAACCCATTCTCCCTGGCATTGTTCAATGACATGATCTACTGGTCTGATGCCAAAAAGCGAGTGGTACTGGCTGCTCATAAAATCTCTGGCAAAAACTGCCAAGTTCTCCTGAAAAGACCCAGACAACCTTTTGGTGTGAAG GTCATCCACCCATTGCTCCAGATGGGCATTGATAGCCCCTGTGAGAAGATGGACTGTTcccacatgtgtgtgttggcccCGGGACCCAAGGCTGTGTGCAAGTGTCCCTCTGGTCTTTTACTGGCTGAGGATGGCATGACATGCTCCAGTCTTGTCAATTCAGCGTTCCTGCTGATGTTGTCTCCCTCCACTGTCACCCAG ATCTACTTGCAGTCCCAACACACAGCAGGAGAGCTGAAGGGCTGGCCTGAACATGTGGCCCTGCAGGTGCCCAGCATCAATGAAGCAGCCATCATGGACTACTGCCTACGTGACCACACCCTGTTCTTGACAGACGACGGCACAACCTCACTTAGCGCCTTCAAGTTTAAAGACTCTGACTTGTCTTCTAAAGGCCAGCTTCTGAAACTCCTGGGCAACACAATCACTGCCATGGCTCTGGACTGGGTAACACTTAACATCTACTGGAGCAGCAACAAACAACCCCACCTGCAGGTCACCTCCAGCACCAGCGCACACACTGCCGTTCTCATGAAGGAAGGTATTGGGAGAGTGCGATCCATCGCCCTCCACCCTCCCAATGGACGAGTTTGTTTTGCAAACATGGGCCAGCAGGGTACAAGTACTCTGGCTACAGTAGAATGTGCAAACATGGACGGTGCTGGGCGGAGTGTGGTGTGGAAGGATGCTGTCCAGCCCACATCTCTGGTCTTCTCCAGTAATGGGGATACAATTTACTGGGCTGACACAG GTTTAGGGACCATTGGCTCTGTCAAGCTTGATGGCTCTGGATACAGAGAGTTGAAGACGGGCGAGGGCCTGGCTGCCGTGGCTCTGAGTGATGGAGCGCTGTTCTGGATTACTGTCACTGGTAAAGGCTCATTAT ACAAGACCAGGCTCTGGTACAGAGATGAGAAAGATCAAAACAAGCTGTGGTTTGAGGTCGACTCAGATGTGATCAGCCTTAAGGCTTTCAGCAAGACCAGTCAGATTG ggtCAAACAAGTGCACAGAAAACAATGGCAACTGCCAGCACTTATGCCTCGCCACCCCAAGAGGTCGGACATGCAAGTGTGCCCATGACCACATCCTTGTGAATTCCACCCACTGTCGGCCCGAGCAGCGCTGCCCCAGTGGAAGCAGGCCTTGCCTGGATCAAGTCCAATGCCAGCCTGTTGAGAAGTTTTGTAACGGTCATGTTGACTGCCATGACCACTCAGATGAGAACT GTGTCCGTCTGAAGCAGTTGTCAAAAGCCATTGTCCCAGCTCCCATCCAGCCCCGCAGCTCTTTTCCTCAGCCGTCCACTTTAACTCCTCTCTCTGAAGACACTGGCCTGAACACCACCCTAAACAGTAACCGTAACCTGGACCCCCTGCAGTGCAGCAAAACACACTGCAGTGGCAACGGGCGCTGTGTGGAGACAGCTGGAAACCtcgcatgtgtgtgttcactggCCTACAGTGGAGAGTCGTGTCAAGACCTTCTCCTGTCCACCATCAAGGGTCCTGTTGTCTATGCTGCCGCGGGGCTCTGTGCTGGAGTGATGGTCATTGCTGTGATGGCATTGGTGGtggtgaggaggaggagtgcCAACACAAG GAGAGCTAGACCAGTAGCAGGAAAGGAAACTTGTATGACTGACCTGGAGAACAAAGCTGAAACTGGTCTGGAGAAAAAAGCGGAGACCAGTGTAGAAAATGGAACCGATCGGGAAAACCAAGCTGAGACCGGTTTAGAAAACCGGGCTGAGACGGGTTTAGAAAATGGAGCGGATACCTGCAGTCAAACTGTCCCAGCAGATACAGACAAACCAGAG gAGGCGGCGTCTTCTGTGGACTGA
- the LOC117945092 gene encoding protein distal antenna-like isoform X1, with amino-acid sequence MFVYIFFYCPLRILALSNLAVSGVFNGLLRTVEAGLKLNNSDMNQIMNYWFIVPTHQQPYKKMSNARRNEHICCAGKSGYSTYQANKGETAMAILRTSLCAFLMVTVALTKPICLSEGEDSSESSESSEPNSSEETATHVGPSQEPVQPAHTEADMPNATEGAAVLLPSAEAGQSPATLEKVLPYPEDPQTSTDADASQLNPDEPSQTALGVDISQDMPYSDHEQDSTIADTVHVMPDPEVSLVVSGTNQPPLTTTTYQRFPLGATPPSPPDIINPTPRPFSTAPSLTIPVDTALNSAPVCFTFQFSTPESKPPRGDSI; translated from the exons atgtttgtgtatatattctTTTATTGTCCTCTAAGAATTTTAGCACTCTCTAATTTAGCTGTGTCTGGGGTATTTAATGGGTTACTAAGAACTGTTGAGGCAGGGTTGAAGTTGAATAATTCTGACATGAATCAGATAATGAATTATTGGTTTATTGTACCCACACATCAACAGCCATATAAAAAGATGTCCAATGCAAGAAGAAATGAGCATATCTGCTGTGCAGGGAAAAGCGGATACTCAACATATCAAG CAAACAAAGGAGAGACCGCAATGGCAATTCTCAGGACTTCACTTTGTGCTTTCCTCATGGTGACTGTGGCGTTGACCAAACCA ATCTGCCTGAGTGAGGGTGAGGATTCATCGGAGTCATCAGAATCCAGTGAGCCGAATTCATCAGAGGAGACTGCCACCCACGTTGGGCCTTCCCAGGAACCCGTGCAGCCAGCGCATACAGAGGCAGACATGCCTAATGCTACGGAGGGTGCTGCTGTCCTGCTTCCCTCTGCAGAAGCAGGGCAGTCTCCAGCCACCCTGGAGAAGGTCCTGCCATACCCCGAGGACCCACAAACCTCCACCGATGCTGACGCGTCGCAACTCAATCCAGATGAGCCTTCCCAAACTGCTCTGGGCGTGGACATTTCTCAGGACATGCCATATTCTGATCATGAGCAGGACTCAACCATAGCTGACACTGTGCACGTGATGCCAGATCCAGAGGTCTCACTAGTTGTTAGTGGCACAAATCAACCTCCACTCACCACCACCACATACCAAAGATTCCCCCTGGGAGCCACTCCACCCTCTCCTCCAGACATCATCAACCCAACACCTCGGCCGTTCTCCACAGCTCCGTCCCTGACAATCCCCGTTGATACCGCCCTGAATAGTGCCCCTGTCTGTTTCACTTTCCAGTTTTCCACCCCCGAGTCCAAACCCCCTCGAGGAGACAGCATTTGA
- the LOC117945092 gene encoding uncharacterized protein LOC117945092 isoform X2, with amino-acid sequence MAILRTSLCAFLMVTVALTKPICLSEGEDSSESSESSEPNSSEETATHVGPSQEPVQPAHTEADMPNATEGAAVLLPSAEAGQSPATLEKVLPYPEDPQTSTDADASQLNPDEPSQTALGVDISQDMPYSDHEQDSTIADTVHVMPDPEVSLVVSGTNQPPLTTTTYQRFPLGATPPSPPDIINPTPRPFSTAPSLTIPVDTALNSAPVCFTFQFSTPESKPPRGDSI; translated from the exons ATGGCAATTCTCAGGACTTCACTTTGTGCTTTCCTCATGGTGACTGTGGCGTTGACCAAACCA ATCTGCCTGAGTGAGGGTGAGGATTCATCGGAGTCATCAGAATCCAGTGAGCCGAATTCATCAGAGGAGACTGCCACCCACGTTGGGCCTTCCCAGGAACCCGTGCAGCCAGCGCATACAGAGGCAGACATGCCTAATGCTACGGAGGGTGCTGCTGTCCTGCTTCCCTCTGCAGAAGCAGGGCAGTCTCCAGCCACCCTGGAGAAGGTCCTGCCATACCCCGAGGACCCACAAACCTCCACCGATGCTGACGCGTCGCAACTCAATCCAGATGAGCCTTCCCAAACTGCTCTGGGCGTGGACATTTCTCAGGACATGCCATATTCTGATCATGAGCAGGACTCAACCATAGCTGACACTGTGCACGTGATGCCAGATCCAGAGGTCTCACTAGTTGTTAGTGGCACAAATCAACCTCCACTCACCACCACCACATACCAAAGATTCCCCCTGGGAGCCACTCCACCCTCTCCTCCAGACATCATCAACCCAACACCTCGGCCGTTCTCCACAGCTCCGTCCCTGACAATCCCCGTTGATACCGCCCTGAATAGTGCCCCTGTCTGTTTCACTTTCCAGTTTTCCACCCCCGAGTCCAAACCCCCTCGAGGAGACAGCATTTGA